In one Desulfoferula mesophila genomic region, the following are encoded:
- a CDS encoding KamA family radical SAM protein, producing MKNSETSAHALEPPHRGWHETGLRLQAVPAAKSYALEQVTSPVGRSTTAFRRRHFPRLSISLWNDWRWQVRNRVTSLTELSHYLKLVPVEKRAFSACPGKLPLSITPYYLSLMDPDDSADPLRRTMVPTWFEGVVGPGESGDPLVEDHDMAAPGLVHRYPDRVLFLATGFCAAYCRYCTRSRMVGHQTYGPVHSREAMERAIAYIEATPSVRDVLISGGDPLTMADDRLEWLLSRLRRIPHVEVLRLGTKTPAVLPQRITGDLVKRLKRYHPLFMSLHFTHPAELTPETARACARLADAGIPLGSQTVLLTGVNDSVETMRSLMQGLLKMRVRPYYLYQCDPITGSAHFRTPVSKGLEIIRGLRGHTSGYAVPTFVIDAPGGGGKVALYPEAVVGKNGNDLVLTNYAGGTYTYPDCGGSPGTEAC from the coding sequence ATGAAAAACAGCGAAACCAGCGCCCATGCACTGGAGCCTCCCCACCGAGGCTGGCATGAAACCGGTCTGCGCCTTCAAGCGGTTCCGGCGGCCAAATCCTATGCCCTGGAGCAGGTTACGTCCCCTGTGGGGCGCTCCACGACGGCCTTCCGCCGCCGCCACTTCCCCAGGCTGTCTATTAGCCTGTGGAACGACTGGCGCTGGCAGGTGCGCAACCGGGTCACCAGCCTGACGGAATTGTCCCATTACCTGAAGCTGGTCCCGGTCGAAAAGCGGGCCTTTAGCGCCTGCCCCGGCAAGCTGCCTTTGAGCATCACTCCCTATTATCTGTCCCTCATGGATCCGGACGACTCGGCCGATCCCCTGCGACGGACCATGGTGCCCACCTGGTTCGAAGGCGTGGTGGGCCCCGGCGAGAGCGGCGACCCCCTTGTCGAGGACCACGACATGGCCGCGCCCGGGCTGGTGCACCGCTACCCCGACAGGGTGCTGTTTTTGGCCACCGGCTTCTGCGCGGCCTACTGCCGCTATTGCACCCGCTCGCGCATGGTGGGCCACCAGACCTACGGCCCGGTGCACAGTCGCGAGGCCATGGAGCGGGCCATCGCCTACATCGAGGCCACGCCCTCGGTGCGCGACGTCTTGATCTCCGGCGGCGACCCACTGACCATGGCCGACGACCGGCTGGAGTGGTTGCTCAGCCGCCTGCGGCGCATTCCCCATGTGGAGGTGCTGCGCCTGGGCACCAAGACCCCGGCGGTGCTGCCCCAGCGCATAACCGGCGACCTAGTCAAGCGGCTAAAACGCTACCACCCGTTGTTCATGAGCCTGCACTTCACCCATCCGGCGGAGTTGACCCCCGAGACGGCCCGGGCTTGCGCCCGCTTAGCCGACGCGGGCATCCCCCTGGGCAGCCAGACGGTGCTCCTGACCGGGGTCAACGACTCGGTGGAGACCATGCGTTCACTCATGCAGGGGCTGTTGAAAATGCGGGTGCGCCCCTACTACCTGTACCAGTGCGACCCCATCACCGGCTCGGCCCACTTCCGCACCCCGGTGAGCAAGGGCCTGGAGATCATCAGGGGCCTCAGGGGCCACACCAGCGGATATGCGGTGCCCACCTTCGTGATCGACGCGCCCGGCGGCGGCGGCAAGGTGGCCCTGTACCCCGAGGCGGTGGTGGGCAAAAACGGCAATGACCTAGTGCTGACCAACTACGCGGGCGGGACCTACACCTATCCCGACTGCGGTGGCAGCCCGGGCACGGAGGCCTGCTAG
- a CDS encoding PAS domain S-box protein — protein MKKPTRDPTESQELRRIAKERLQVSPSDDSELRSENFPSILQELRVHQIELEIQNEELRRTQNELEDSRDQYFDLYDQAPVGYLSTDARGIILQANLTIANMLALPRGNLVGRSLYLFVARDYHKALLDLLKSRTGDSGKQTLAIEMIRQDGSLFHAQVESAPKLVNYDLPLQIRMAVVDVTERKRAENQLSQSQGRYRRLIETMPDAIFTLLPDGAIASLNPAFEKITGFTRDDWLGRNFWDLLHPHDLGMAKKVIHNALAGKGGIAEEARILSSTGDYLIFYFILEPEFDFGKVAGVWVVGRDITERKMYERALHDSRDNLEAEVHRRTLELSQANKALRDGLEKRKQAAAELHEQKTELEFKTLELEEANTALRVLMRRGEEDREELENAITQQTHRLLVPRLQGLLESGLEQNQQRAVRLLISQLKHITSSFAQRLNSPKFRLTPREIQVAMMIREGLASKEIAEVLNVSGDTVATYRHNIRRKIGILGHKVSLSSRLSEL, from the coding sequence ATGAAAAAGCCCACCCGGGACCCAACCGAATCGCAAGAATTGCGTCGGATCGCTAAGGAGCGCTTGCAAGTAAGCCCTTCTGACGACTCCGAACTGAGATCGGAAAACTTTCCCTCTATCCTTCAGGAGCTACGAGTCCATCAGATAGAGCTGGAGATCCAGAACGAGGAGTTACGCCGCACCCAAAATGAGCTTGAGGATTCGCGGGACCAATATTTCGATCTTTATGATCAGGCCCCGGTGGGCTACCTTAGCACTGATGCCAGGGGAATAATCCTTCAAGCCAACCTGACCATAGCCAACATGCTGGCCCTGCCGCGCGGCAACCTGGTGGGGCGAAGCCTCTATCTTTTCGTAGCCCGAGACTATCACAAGGCTTTGCTTGATCTCCTGAAGTCAAGGACTGGAGACAGCGGCAAGCAGACCCTTGCCATCGAAATGATTCGGCAAGACGGTTCCCTATTCCACGCCCAGGTGGAGAGCGCGCCAAAACTGGTTAATTATGACCTACCCCTGCAAATCAGAATGGCCGTCGTCGATGTAACCGAGCGCAAGCGGGCGGAAAACCAACTAAGCCAGAGCCAAGGGCGTTATCGCCGCCTTATAGAGACTATGCCGGACGCGATCTTTACCCTTTTGCCTGATGGGGCCATTGCCTCTCTTAACCCGGCTTTTGAGAAAATCACCGGCTTCACTAGAGATGATTGGTTGGGGCGCAATTTTTGGGACTTGCTTCACCCCCACGACCTGGGTATGGCCAAGAAGGTAATACATAACGCCCTGGCTGGAAAAGGAGGTATAGCCGAGGAAGCAAGGATTCTATCCAGCACTGGCGACTACTTGATTTTCTATTTCATCTTGGAGCCGGAATTTGATTTTGGCAAAGTTGCCGGTGTCTGGGTAGTGGGCCGTGACATCACCGAGCGCAAGATGTATGAGCGGGCCTTGCACGACTCGCGCGACAACCTGGAAGCTGAGGTGCACAGGAGAACCCTGGAACTGTCCCAGGCCAACAAAGCCCTGCGGGATGGGCTGGAAAAGCGCAAACAGGCGGCGGCGGAGTTGCATGAGCAGAAGACTGAATTGGAATTCAAAACCCTGGAATTGGAAGAGGCCAACACCGCCTTGCGGGTCTTGATGCGCCGGGGCGAAGAAGACAGGGAAGAGCTGGAAAACGCCATTACCCAGCAGACCCACCGGCTCCTTGTTCCCCGCCTGCAGGGGCTGCTGGAATCTGGGCTCGAGCAGAACCAGCAAAGAGCGGTGCGGCTGCTGATATCTCAACTGAAACACATCACCTCCTCTTTTGCCCAGCGGCTGAACTCCCCCAAATTCCGCCTCACGCCTAGAGAGATTCAGGTGGCCATGATGATTCGAGAGGGTTTGGCGAGCAAGGAGATCGCCGAGGTGTTGAATGTATCAGGCGACACGGTTGCCACCTATAGGCACAATATACGTCGTAAAATTGGCATATTAGGACATAAGGTCAGCTTGAGCTCCCGCTTATCCGAGCTTTGA
- a CDS encoding HD domain-containing protein produces MTHKDTQSDHQPALLERALEIAVQAHLGQRDKAGAPYLFHPVKLALQAESEEAMIVALLHDVVEDADEEWSFEDLREEGFTPTVVEALRCLTKADDEHGTDAGYAKFIQRIKGNKLARRVKLLDLADNMNLLRLETLSEKDLSRQAKYHRAWQELQGD; encoded by the coding sequence ATGACCCATAAGGACACACAGAGTGATCATCAACCAGCCCTCCTGGAGCGGGCCCTTGAGATCGCCGTCCAAGCCCACCTGGGCCAACGCGACAAGGCCGGCGCGCCATACCTGTTTCATCCGGTGAAGCTCGCGTTACAGGCTGAATCGGAAGAGGCCATGATCGTGGCCCTGCTCCATGACGTGGTTGAGGACGCTGATGAGGAGTGGAGCTTTGAGGACCTTAGGGAAGAGGGCTTTACTCCAACGGTCGTGGAGGCCCTGAGGTGCCTCACCAAGGCGGATGACGAACACGGAACCGACGCTGGCTATGCAAAGTTCATCCAGCGGATCAAAGGCAACAAGCTGGCCCGGCGGGTCAAGCTGCTCGACCTGGCGGACAACATGAATTTGCTCAGGCTTGAGACCCTGAGCGAGAAGGACTTGTCGCGTCAGGCCAAATATCATCGAGCCTGGCAGGAGCTTCAAGGGGATTAA
- a CDS encoding helix-turn-helix transcriptional regulator produces the protein MSQFSRLLTTKALADRWGVSNRSLEGRRLRGEGPPFVKIGASVRYRLEDVEAWLVAQTRQSTSDQGPDQDAA, from the coding sequence ATGTCGCAGTTCAGCCGGCTTTTAACCACCAAGGCCCTCGCGGATCGCTGGGGCGTCAGCAACCGAAGCTTAGAGGGGCGGCGGCTCCGTGGTGAAGGCCCTCCTTTCGTTAAAATTGGGGCTTCCGTCCGGTATCGCCTAGAAGACGTTGAGGCGTGGTTGGTAGCTCAGACCCGGCAGAGCACCTCGGACCAGGGGCCCGACCAGGACGCCGCGTAG
- the dnaB gene encoding replicative DNA helicase encodes MSRASQPPQDLAAERGVLGGILIHGDEVLAQVADQLKPGDLYDRRHGFIYEAMLALYERNQPVDEITLTSRLADEGRLEAVGGPAYLAELADIMLAPAHVEHYAAQVREKAEARAFIAAAYKGIELVQKANGDLSEVLEQAEAGIFAANKRGSAGGPAPLGQGLKALLEEMGTRKKPGIPTGFPSLDRLTLGLHPGDLAVVAGRPGMGKSAFAVQVARNIAADGMPVVVFSLEMSREQLQQRLLAGEAGVAFQKIRAQQLYGEHWSLITKAAEVLHALPLLIDDSPALSVLQIRSRARRVAAKGRLGLVVVDYLQLARAPKAKEAKREEEVAEVSRSLKALAKELHCPVMALSQLNRKVEERSDKDKRPRLSDLRESGAIEQDADLIAFIYRPGVYTKDKSDQSAEIIVEKQRNGPTDTAHLLFEGPYVRFTEGSHG; translated from the coding sequence ATGAGTAGGGCAAGCCAGCCGCCTCAAGATCTGGCCGCGGAGCGGGGCGTCCTGGGCGGGATTCTGATCCACGGCGATGAGGTCCTGGCCCAGGTGGCCGACCAGCTCAAGCCCGGCGACTTATACGACCGCCGCCATGGCTTCATCTACGAGGCCATGCTGGCACTGTATGAGCGCAACCAGCCGGTGGACGAGATCACCCTCACCTCCCGCTTAGCCGACGAGGGCCGCCTGGAGGCGGTGGGAGGACCGGCCTACCTCGCGGAGCTGGCCGACATCATGCTGGCCCCGGCCCATGTGGAGCACTACGCGGCCCAGGTCCGGGAGAAGGCCGAGGCCCGGGCCTTCATCGCGGCGGCCTACAAGGGCATAGAGCTTGTCCAGAAGGCCAACGGCGACCTGTCGGAGGTCCTGGAGCAGGCCGAGGCGGGGATATTCGCCGCCAACAAGCGCGGATCCGCCGGCGGACCTGCACCCCTCGGCCAGGGGCTCAAGGCCCTTTTGGAGGAGATGGGGACGCGAAAAAAGCCCGGAATCCCAACCGGCTTTCCCTCCCTTGATCGGCTAACCCTGGGCCTGCACCCTGGGGACCTGGCCGTGGTCGCCGGGCGCCCGGGCATGGGCAAAAGCGCCTTTGCCGTCCAGGTAGCCCGCAACATCGCCGCCGACGGCATGCCGGTGGTGGTGTTCAGCCTCGAAATGAGCAGGGAGCAGCTGCAACAGCGGCTTTTGGCCGGCGAGGCTGGTGTGGCTTTCCAGAAAATCCGGGCCCAACAGCTGTATGGGGAGCATTGGTCTTTGATCACCAAGGCGGCCGAGGTCCTGCACGCCTTGCCCCTGCTCATAGACGATTCCCCGGCCTTGAGCGTTCTACAGATCAGGTCCAGGGCCCGCAGGGTGGCCGCTAAGGGCCGGCTGGGCCTGGTGGTGGTGGACTATCTGCAGCTCGCCCGGGCCCCCAAAGCTAAGGAAGCCAAACGCGAGGAGGAAGTGGCCGAGGTGTCCCGTTCCCTCAAGGCCCTGGCCAAGGAGCTTCATTGCCCGGTCATGGCCCTCAGCCAACTCAACCGAAAGGTGGAGGAGCGGAGCGACAAGGATAAGCGACCAAGGCTCAGCGACCTGCGGGAATCGGGGGCCATCGAGCAGGACGCGGACCTCATCGCCTTCATCTACCGGCCCGGGGTTTACACCAAGGACAAGAGCGACCAGTCGGCGGAGATCATCGTGGAGAAGCAGCGGAACGGGCCGACAGACACCGCTCACCTGCTTTTTGAGGGGCCTTACGTCCGCTTTACGGAGGGATCTCATGGATGA
- a CDS encoding terminase small subunit, giving the protein MSLTAKQKVFIQEYLQDLNATQAAIRAGYSPKTAKEIGAENLTKPHVAAAIKKAVDERAEKLEISAEQVVTDLAKVAFAKMDDYCTWGPDGVRLHPSQALPGGASVAVIKVKERRVVTGGENPTETVTTEFQLCDKLRALELLGKHIGMFKDGPPVVQVSLAEVLDMLDGNKSSVAA; this is encoded by the coding sequence TTGTCCCTGACCGCCAAGCAAAAGGTTTTCATCCAGGAGTATCTCCAAGATCTGAACGCCACCCAGGCCGCCATCAGGGCCGGGTACAGCCCTAAAACGGCCAAGGAGATCGGCGCGGAGAACCTAACAAAACCTCACGTCGCGGCGGCGATTAAGAAGGCCGTGGACGAGCGAGCCGAAAAGCTGGAGATCAGCGCGGAGCAGGTGGTGACCGACCTGGCAAAGGTGGCGTTCGCCAAGATGGACGATTACTGCACCTGGGGGCCCGATGGTGTCCGGTTGCATCCCTCCCAGGCCCTGCCCGGGGGCGCCAGCGTCGCGGTGATCAAGGTCAAGGAGCGGCGGGTGGTCACCGGCGGAGAGAACCCCACCGAGACGGTCACCACCGAGTTCCAACTGTGCGACAAGCTCCGGGCATTGGAGCTGTTGGGCAAGCACATTGGCATGTTCAAGGACGGCCCGCCGGTGGTCCAGGTCAGCCTGGCCGAGGTCCTGGACATGCTGGACGGCAATAAAAGCTCTGTGGCCGCCTGA
- a CDS encoding SDR family NAD(P)-dependent oxidoreductase encodes MDFNTEVALVTGAGRGIGLAVAEKLGNLGAAVVLADQDLTGAEAGALAIEGAGGRATALAMDVRRAEDWQEVVAEAVRRYGPLSVLVNNAGFDRPGGVAKLDRCDFEAVLEVHLTSCLLGMQTVLPVFAQAGQGAIVNVSSVYAKIGGQGEAAYSAAKAGMVGLTKSAAREMARQGVRVNCVLPGLTNTPAIRAMMSEKIKAKLLAETPLRRMAQPGEIANVIAFLASSEASFVTGAAWEVSGGWNM; translated from the coding sequence ATGGACTTCAACACAGAGGTGGCCCTGGTCACCGGAGCGGGGCGGGGCATCGGCCTGGCCGTGGCCGAAAAGCTGGGCAACCTGGGGGCGGCGGTGGTGCTGGCCGACCAGGACCTGACCGGCGCCGAGGCCGGGGCCCTGGCCATAGAGGGCGCGGGCGGCCGGGCCACGGCTCTGGCCATGGACGTGCGCCGGGCCGAGGACTGGCAAGAGGTGGTGGCCGAGGCGGTGCGCCGCTACGGCCCGCTCAGCGTGCTGGTGAACAACGCGGGCTTCGACCGCCCCGGCGGGGTGGCCAAGCTGGACCGGTGCGATTTCGAGGCGGTGCTGGAGGTGCACCTCACCTCTTGTCTGCTGGGCATGCAGACGGTGCTGCCGGTGTTCGCCCAGGCCGGGCAAGGAGCCATCGTCAACGTGTCCAGCGTGTATGCCAAGATCGGCGGCCAGGGCGAGGCTGCCTACAGCGCGGCCAAGGCGGGCATGGTGGGGCTCACCAAGTCGGCGGCCCGGGAGATGGCCCGCCAGGGGGTGCGGGTCAACTGCGTGTTGCCCGGCCTCACCAACACCCCGGCCATTCGCGCCATGATGTCCGAGAAGATCAAGGCCAAGCTCTTGGCCGAGACCCCGCTGAGGCGTATGGCCCAGCCTGGCGAAATCGCCAACGTCATCGCCTTTTTGGCCTCCAGCGAGGCCAGCTTTGTTACCGGCGCGGCGTGGGAGGTGTCGGGCGGCTGGAACATGTAG
- a CDS encoding THUMP domain-containing class I SAM-dependent RNA methyltransferase, whose translation MSNVNLERRIKRQAWFPEHRFFAVTAPGLEALCAAELTALGAGEVQPETGGVNFSAKLELAVAANLWLRTAGRVWLRLKDFRVRLWEDLTRQAEAVPWEVFLAPGAPLNIQVALKGSNLKHTGRIAEVVGRAAAQRLREVGLAPPVPSEPGDENAQRLQVRGNDRRASISLDMSGAHLHKRGWRAQGGLAPLREDLAAALLMLCGYDGREPLLDPMCGSGTLVIEAASLSRGLPPGRGRSFAFESWPCHREAAWNYLKRHTLEQALAAPAAPILGRDSNREAVALAQGNAELAGVGQGVDLEAGDFFTAAPPAGPGLLVMNPPYGKRLGSVRQAQDLARRIGQRLTQAYGGWRCGVVLYRPEWAEALGLSETTAITAPFGGLHVTLLFGTVPQK comes from the coding sequence ATGTCAAACGTAAATCTAGAACGCCGCATCAAACGCCAGGCCTGGTTCCCGGAACACCGCTTTTTCGCGGTGACCGCGCCGGGGCTGGAGGCCCTTTGCGCCGCCGAGCTCACCGCCCTGGGCGCGGGCGAGGTGCAGCCCGAGACCGGCGGGGTCAACTTCAGCGCCAAGCTGGAGCTGGCCGTGGCCGCCAATCTGTGGTTGCGCACCGCCGGCCGGGTGTGGTTGCGCCTCAAGGACTTTAGGGTGCGGCTCTGGGAAGACCTGACGCGCCAGGCCGAGGCGGTGCCTTGGGAGGTGTTCCTGGCCCCCGGCGCGCCGCTCAACATCCAGGTGGCGCTCAAGGGGAGCAACCTCAAGCACACCGGGCGCATCGCCGAGGTGGTGGGCCGGGCCGCGGCCCAGCGCCTGCGCGAGGTAGGCCTGGCTCCCCCGGTGCCCTCCGAGCCGGGCGACGAGAACGCCCAGCGCCTGCAGGTGCGGGGCAACGACCGGCGGGCGTCCATCAGCCTGGACATGAGCGGGGCCCACTTGCACAAGCGGGGCTGGCGGGCTCAGGGCGGCTTGGCCCCCTTGCGCGAAGACCTGGCCGCCGCGCTGCTAATGCTCTGCGGCTACGACGGCAGAGAGCCCCTGCTGGACCCCATGTGCGGCAGCGGCACCCTGGTCATCGAGGCCGCGTCCCTGTCCCGTGGCCTGCCGCCGGGGCGGGGCCGCTCCTTTGCCTTCGAGTCCTGGCCCTGCCACCGGGAGGCGGCCTGGAATTATCTGAAGCGCCACACCCTGGAGCAGGCCCTGGCCGCCCCGGCCGCGCCTATTCTAGGCCGCGACAGCAACCGCGAGGCCGTGGCCCTGGCCCAGGGTAACGCCGAGCTGGCCGGGGTGGGGCAGGGGGTCGATTTGGAGGCGGGGGACTTCTTCACCGCCGCGCCGCCCGCCGGGCCGGGGCTGTTGGTCATGAATCCGCCCTATGGCAAGCGCCTGGGCAGCGTGCGCCAGGCCCAGGATTTGGCCCGGCGCATCGGGCAGCGCCTGACCCAGGCCTATGGCGGTTGGCGCTGCGGGGTGGTGCTCTACCGACCGGAGTGGGCCGAGGCCCTGGGCCTAAGCGAGACCACCGCCATCACCGCGCCCTTCGGCGGCCTGCACGTGACCCTGCTCTTCGGCACCGTCCCGCAGAAATAA